From one Mesoplodon densirostris isolate mMesDen1 chromosome 19, mMesDen1 primary haplotype, whole genome shotgun sequence genomic stretch:
- the FHOD1 gene encoding FH1/FH2 domain-containing protein 1 isoform X3, giving the protein MAGEEDRGDGEPVSVVTVRVQYLEDTDPFACANFPEPRRAPTCSLDGALPLGAQIPALHHLLGAPLKLEDCALQVSPSGYYLDPELSLEEQREMLEGFFEEISKGRKPTLILRTQLSLRVNAILEKLYGSSGPELRRSLFSLKQIFQEDKDLVPEFVHSEGLSCLIHVGAAADHNYQSYILRALGQLMLFVDGMLGVVAHSETVQWLYTLCASLSRLVVKTALKLLLVFVEYSESNAPLFIRAVNSVASTTGALPWANLVSILEEKNGADPELLVYTVTLINKTLAALPDQDSFYDVTDALEQQGMEALVQRHLGTAGTDVDLRAQLMLYESALRLEDGDMEEAVAGGRRITRRKPSSEEGKRIRRSLEVRSPEPGSTGPASPVVSTSSSSSASPALPTGPSSSPVGPAPPTGPASSAVGPVSGLRTTLSLFPTISVTRSPDSSCERSIYKARFLENVAAAETEKQAALAQGQAETLAGAMHDGVDGLPDTQELRGSPEPAPAPGTPPSAAPQILLRTRHSLEPEPKEPLAPPSPKAEPVRELPPSVPSLCIGDLDFSDLGEDEDQDVLNTESVEAGKGVPPPPPPLPGGPPPPPPPPPPPIKSPFPPPPPAAALTPSAPDGLALPTKRKTVKLFWRELKLAGVHGGSGSRFGPCPTLWASLEPVSVDTARLEHLFESRAKDVLPSKKAGEGRRTVTTVLDPKRSNAINIGLTTLPPVHVIKAALLNFDEFAVSKDGIEKLLTMMPTEEEQQKIEEAQLANPDIPLGPAENFLMTLASIRGLAARLQLWAFKLDYDSMEREIAEPLFDLKVGMQQLVQNATFHCILATLLAVGNFLNGSQTGSFQSSGFELSYLEKVSEVKDTVRRQSLLHHLCSLVLQTRPDSSDLYSEIPALIRCAKVDFEQLTENLGQLERRSRAAEESLRSLSKHELAPALRARLTHFLAHCTRRVATLRVVHRRVCNRFHAFLLYLGYTAEAAREARVMQFCHTLREFALEYRTCRDRVLQQQQKRATYRERNKTRGRMITETEKFSGVAAGETPSNPSIPVAVSSGPGEGDANSHASMKSLLASKPEDTTHGRRSRGMVQSSSPVMPTAVGPCPVPPEEPPGSSLPSDTSDEIMDLLVQSVTKSSPRALAARERKRSRGNRKSLRRTLKSGLAEDLVQALGLSKGPGLEV; this is encoded by the exons ATGGCCGGCGAGGAGGACCGCGGGGACGGGGAGCCGGTATCAGTGGTGACCGTGCGAGTGCAGTACTTAGAGGACACCGACCCTTTCGCATGTGCCAACTTCCCGGAGCCGCGCCGGGCCCCCACCTGCAGCCTGGACGGGGCGCTGCCCCTGGGCGCGCAGATACCCGCGCTGCACCACCTGCTGGGGGCGCCGCTCAAG CTAGAGGACTGTGCCCTGCAAGTGTCTCCGTCTGGATACTACCTGGACCCTGAGCTGTCCCTAGAAGAGCAGCGGGAGATGCTGGAGGGCTTCTTTGAAGAGATCAG CAAAGGGCGGAAGCCTACTCTGATCCTGCGGACCCAGCTCTCTCTGAGAGTCAATGCCATCTTAG AAAAGTTGTATGGCTCCAGTGGCCCTGAGCTCCGCCGCTCCCTCTTCTCACTAAAGCAGATCTTCCAG GAGGACAAGGACCTGGTGCCTGAATTCGTGCACTCGGAGGGGCTGAGTTGCCTAATCCACGTGGGCGCTGCTGCGGACCACAACTACCAGAGCTACATCCTCCGAG cactagGCCAGCTGATGCTTTTTGTGGATGGGATGCTGGGGGTGGTGGCCCACAGTGAGACCGTGCAGTGGCTATACACACTGTGTGCCAGCCTG TCCCGCTTGGTGGTGAAGACAGCCCTGAAGCTGCTGCTGGTGTTTGTGGAATACTCGGAGAGCAACGCACCACTGTTCATCCGTGCAGTCAACTCTGTGGCCAGCACCACGG GTGCTCTTCCATGGGCCAATTTGGTGTCCATCCTGGAGGAGAAGAATGGCGCTGACCCCGAGTTGCTGGTGTACACTGTCACCCTCATCAACAAG ACTCTGGCAGCGCTCCCGGATCAGGACTCCTTCTACGACGTGACGGATGCACTGGAGCAGCAGGGCATGGAGGCACTGGTCCAGCGCCACTTGGGCACCGCGGGCACTGACGTCGACCTGCGCGCTCAGCTTATGCTGTATGAG AGCGCCCTGCGGTTGGAGGATGGGGACATGGAAGAAGCCGTCGCAGGTGGGCGGCGCATCACCCGCCGAAAGCCTTCCTCAGAGGAGGGCAAGAGGATCCGCCGATCTCTAGAAGTGCGCTCCCCGGAGCCTGG CTCCACAGGCCCCGCCTCACCAGTCGTCtcgacctcctcctcctcctccgccagCCCTGCCTTGCCGACcggcccctcctccagccccgtaGGCCCCGCCCCACCTACAGGCCCCGCCTCCAGCGCCGTGGGCCCTGTCTCTGGCCTCCGTACCACCCTGAGCCTCTTTCCTACCATCTCCGTGACGCGCTCACCCGACAGCTCCTGCGAGAGGAGCATCTACAA AGCCCGGTTCCTGGAGAATGTAGCAGCAGCAGAAACAGAAAAGCAGGCTGCGCTGGCCCAGGGCCAGGCAGAGACACTGGCTGGAGCCATGCACGATGGTGTCGATGGACTCCCAG ACACCCAAGAATTACGGGGCTCCCCAGAACCAGCCCCTGCACCCGGCACACCCCCGAGCGCTGCCCCTCAAATCCTGCTCCGTACTCGGCACAGCCTCGAGCCAGAGCCCAAGGAGCCCTTGGCCCCACCAAGCCCCAAGGCTGAGCCCGTCCGGGAGCTCCCTCCCAGCGTACCCAGCCTCTGCATTGGGGACCTGGACTTCTCAGACCTGGGGGAGGATGAAGACCAGGACGTGCTGAACACGGAGTCTGTGGAGGCGGGGAAAGGGGTCCCGCCCCCGCCACCCCCGCTCCCGGGAGGCCCCCCACCtcctccgcccccaccccccccacccatcAAAAGCcccttcccaccaccacccccagctgcCGCTCTTACCCCCTCAGCACCTGATGGCCTAGCCCTCCCCACCAAGAGGAAGACAGTAAAACTCTTCTGGCGGGAGCTAAAGCTGGCTGGGGTCCATGGAGGCTCTGGCAGCCGCTTTGGGCCCTGTCCCACCCTGTGGGCCTCACTCGAGCCTGTCTCGGTGGATACAGCCCGGCTAGAACACCTGTTCGAGTCCCGTGCCAAGGACGTGCTGCCTTCCAAG AAAGCTGGTGAGGGCCGCCGCACAGTGACCACCGTGCTGGACCCCAAGCGCAGCAACGCCATCAACATCGGCCTAACCACGCTGCCACCTGTGCACGTCATTAAGGCTGCCCTGCTCAACTTTGATGAGTTTGCTGTCAGCAAGGATGGCATTGAG AAGCTACTGACCATGATGCCCACAGAGGAGGAGCAGCAGAAGATCGAGGAGGCCCAGCTGGCCAATCCTGACATACCCCTGGGCCCAGCCGAGAACTTCCTGATGACTCTTGCTTCCATCAGGGGCCTGGCTGCCCGCCTACAACTCTGGGCCTTCAAGCTGGATTATGACAGCATGGAGCGG GAAATTGCAGAGCCACTGTTTGACCTGAAAGTGGGCATGCAACAGCTGGTGCAAAATGCCACCTTCCACTGCATCCTGGCCACCCTGCTGGCTGTGGGCAACTTCCTCAACGGCTCCCAG ACAGGGTCCTTTCAGAGCAGCGGCTTTGAGCTGAGCTACCTGGAAAAGGTGTCAGAGGTGAAAGACACGGTGCGCCGACAGTCACTGCTGCATCATCTCTGCTCCCTGGTGCTCCAGACCCGGCCTGATTCCTCTGACCTCTACTCAGAAATTCCTGCCCTGATCCGCTGTGCCAAG GTGGACTTTGAGCAGCTGACTGAGAACCTGGGGCAGCTGGAGCGCCGGAGCCGGGCAGCCGAAGAGAGCCTGCGGAGCTTGTCCAAGCACGAGCTGGCTCCAGCCCTGCGTGCCCGCCTCACCCACTTCCTGGCCCATTGTACCCGCCGTGTTGCCACGCTGAGGGTCGTGCACCGCCGTGTCTGCAACAG GTTCCACGCCTTCCTGCTGTACCTGGGGTACACAGCGGAGGCAGCCCGTGAGGCGCGCGTCATGCAGTTCTGCCACACGCTGCGGGAGTTCGCACTGGAGTATCGGACTTGCCGGGACCGggtgctgcagcagcagcagaagcgGGCCACATACCGTGAGCGCAACAAGACCCGGGGACGCATGATCACCGAG ACGGAGAAGTTCTCAGGTGTGGCGGCTGGGGAAACCCCCAGCAACCCATCTATCCCAGTGGCTGTGAGCAGTGGGCCAGGAGAGGGTGATGCCAACAGTCACGCCAGCATGAAGAGTCTGCTAGCCAGCAAGCCCGAGGACACCACACATGGCCGCCGCAGCAGAG GCATGGTCCAGAGCAGCTCCCCAGTCATGCCCACAGCAGTGGGGCCCTGCCCTGTACCCCCAGAAGAACCTCCAGGCTCCAGTTTACCCAGTGACACTTCAGATGAGATCATGGACCTGCTGGTGCAGTCAGTGACCAAGAGCAGTCCTCGTGCCTTAGCTGCACGGGAACGCAAGCGTTCCCGTGGCAACCGCAAGTCTT TGAGACGGACGCTGAAGAGCGGGCTCGCAGAGGACCTGGTACAGGCACTAGGACTGAGCAAGGGTCCTGGCCTGGAAGTGTGA
- the FHOD1 gene encoding FH1/FH2 domain-containing protein 1 isoform X2: protein MAGEEDRGDGEPVSVVTVRVQYLEDTDPFACANFPEPRRAPTCSLDGALPLGAQIPALHHLLGAPLKLEDCALQVSPSGYYLDPELSLEEQREMLEGFFEEISKGRKPTLILRTQLSLRVNAILEKLYGSSGPELRRSLFSLKQIFQEDKDLVPEFVHSEGLSCLIHVGAAADHNYQSYILRALGQLMLFVDGMLGVVAHSETVQWLYTLCASLSRLVVKTALKLLLVFVEYSESNAPLFIRAVNSVASTTGALPWANLVSILEEKNGADPELLVYTVTLINKTLAALPDQDSFYDVTDALEQQGMEALVQRHLGTAGTDVDLRAQLMLYESALRLEDGDMEEAVAGGRRITRRKPSSEEGKRIRRSLEVRSPEPGSTGPASPVVSTSSSSSASPALPTGPSSSPVGPAPPTGPASSAVGPVSGLRTTLSLFPTISVTRSPDSSCERSIYKLHQTAPVCARESPSVPQFPTGQARLEARFLENVAAAETEKQAALAQGQAETLAGAMHDGVDGLPDTQELRGSPEPAPAPGTPPSAAPQILLRTRHSLEPEPKEPLAPPSPKAEPVRELPPSVPSLCIGDLDFSDLGEDEDQDVLNTESVEAGKGVPPPPPPLPGGPPPPPPPPPPPIKSPFPPPPPAAALTPSAPDGLALPTKRKTVKLFWRELKLAGVHGGSGSRFGPCPTLWASLEPVSVDTARLEHLFESRAKDVLPSKKAGEGRRTVTTVLDPKRSNAINIGLTTLPPVHVIKAALLNFDEFAVSKDGIEKLLTMMPTEEEQQKIEEAQLANPDIPLGPAENFLMTLASIRGLAARLQLWAFKLDYDSMEREIAEPLFDLKVGMQQLVQNATFHCILATLLAVGNFLNGSQSSGFELSYLEKVSEVKDTVRRQSLLHHLCSLVLQTRPDSSDLYSEIPALIRCAKVDFEQLTENLGQLERRSRAAEESLRSLSKHELAPALRARLTHFLAHCTRRVATLRVVHRRVCNRFHAFLLYLGYTAEAAREARVMQFCHTLREFALEYRTCRDRVLQQQQKRATYRERNKTRGRMITETEKFSGVAAGETPSNPSIPVAVSSGPGEGDANSHASMKSLLASKPEDTTHGRRSRGMVQSSSPVMPTAVGPCPVPPEEPPGSSLPSDTSDEIMDLLVQSVTKSSPRALAARERKRSRGNRKSLRRTLKSGLAEDLVQALGLSKGPGLEV, encoded by the exons ATGGCCGGCGAGGAGGACCGCGGGGACGGGGAGCCGGTATCAGTGGTGACCGTGCGAGTGCAGTACTTAGAGGACACCGACCCTTTCGCATGTGCCAACTTCCCGGAGCCGCGCCGGGCCCCCACCTGCAGCCTGGACGGGGCGCTGCCCCTGGGCGCGCAGATACCCGCGCTGCACCACCTGCTGGGGGCGCCGCTCAAG CTAGAGGACTGTGCCCTGCAAGTGTCTCCGTCTGGATACTACCTGGACCCTGAGCTGTCCCTAGAAGAGCAGCGGGAGATGCTGGAGGGCTTCTTTGAAGAGATCAG CAAAGGGCGGAAGCCTACTCTGATCCTGCGGACCCAGCTCTCTCTGAGAGTCAATGCCATCTTAG AAAAGTTGTATGGCTCCAGTGGCCCTGAGCTCCGCCGCTCCCTCTTCTCACTAAAGCAGATCTTCCAG GAGGACAAGGACCTGGTGCCTGAATTCGTGCACTCGGAGGGGCTGAGTTGCCTAATCCACGTGGGCGCTGCTGCGGACCACAACTACCAGAGCTACATCCTCCGAG cactagGCCAGCTGATGCTTTTTGTGGATGGGATGCTGGGGGTGGTGGCCCACAGTGAGACCGTGCAGTGGCTATACACACTGTGTGCCAGCCTG TCCCGCTTGGTGGTGAAGACAGCCCTGAAGCTGCTGCTGGTGTTTGTGGAATACTCGGAGAGCAACGCACCACTGTTCATCCGTGCAGTCAACTCTGTGGCCAGCACCACGG GTGCTCTTCCATGGGCCAATTTGGTGTCCATCCTGGAGGAGAAGAATGGCGCTGACCCCGAGTTGCTGGTGTACACTGTCACCCTCATCAACAAG ACTCTGGCAGCGCTCCCGGATCAGGACTCCTTCTACGACGTGACGGATGCACTGGAGCAGCAGGGCATGGAGGCACTGGTCCAGCGCCACTTGGGCACCGCGGGCACTGACGTCGACCTGCGCGCTCAGCTTATGCTGTATGAG AGCGCCCTGCGGTTGGAGGATGGGGACATGGAAGAAGCCGTCGCAGGTGGGCGGCGCATCACCCGCCGAAAGCCTTCCTCAGAGGAGGGCAAGAGGATCCGCCGATCTCTAGAAGTGCGCTCCCCGGAGCCTGG CTCCACAGGCCCCGCCTCACCAGTCGTCtcgacctcctcctcctcctccgccagCCCTGCCTTGCCGACcggcccctcctccagccccgtaGGCCCCGCCCCACCTACAGGCCCCGCCTCCAGCGCCGTGGGCCCTGTCTCTGGCCTCCGTACCACCCTGAGCCTCTTTCCTACCATCTCCGTGACGCGCTCACCCGACAGCTCCTGCGAGAGGAGCATCTACAA aCTTCACCAAACTGCTCCTGTTTG TGCCCGTGAGAGCCCATCTGTCCCCCAGTTCCCTACTGGGCAGGCCAGGCTGGA AGCCCGGTTCCTGGAGAATGTAGCAGCAGCAGAAACAGAAAAGCAGGCTGCGCTGGCCCAGGGCCAGGCAGAGACACTGGCTGGAGCCATGCACGATGGTGTCGATGGACTCCCAG ACACCCAAGAATTACGGGGCTCCCCAGAACCAGCCCCTGCACCCGGCACACCCCCGAGCGCTGCCCCTCAAATCCTGCTCCGTACTCGGCACAGCCTCGAGCCAGAGCCCAAGGAGCCCTTGGCCCCACCAAGCCCCAAGGCTGAGCCCGTCCGGGAGCTCCCTCCCAGCGTACCCAGCCTCTGCATTGGGGACCTGGACTTCTCAGACCTGGGGGAGGATGAAGACCAGGACGTGCTGAACACGGAGTCTGTGGAGGCGGGGAAAGGGGTCCCGCCCCCGCCACCCCCGCTCCCGGGAGGCCCCCCACCtcctccgcccccaccccccccacccatcAAAAGCcccttcccaccaccacccccagctgcCGCTCTTACCCCCTCAGCACCTGATGGCCTAGCCCTCCCCACCAAGAGGAAGACAGTAAAACTCTTCTGGCGGGAGCTAAAGCTGGCTGGGGTCCATGGAGGCTCTGGCAGCCGCTTTGGGCCCTGTCCCACCCTGTGGGCCTCACTCGAGCCTGTCTCGGTGGATACAGCCCGGCTAGAACACCTGTTCGAGTCCCGTGCCAAGGACGTGCTGCCTTCCAAG AAAGCTGGTGAGGGCCGCCGCACAGTGACCACCGTGCTGGACCCCAAGCGCAGCAACGCCATCAACATCGGCCTAACCACGCTGCCACCTGTGCACGTCATTAAGGCTGCCCTGCTCAACTTTGATGAGTTTGCTGTCAGCAAGGATGGCATTGAG AAGCTACTGACCATGATGCCCACAGAGGAGGAGCAGCAGAAGATCGAGGAGGCCCAGCTGGCCAATCCTGACATACCCCTGGGCCCAGCCGAGAACTTCCTGATGACTCTTGCTTCCATCAGGGGCCTGGCTGCCCGCCTACAACTCTGGGCCTTCAAGCTGGATTATGACAGCATGGAGCGG GAAATTGCAGAGCCACTGTTTGACCTGAAAGTGGGCATGCAACAGCTGGTGCAAAATGCCACCTTCCACTGCATCCTGGCCACCCTGCTGGCTGTGGGCAACTTCCTCAACGGCTCCCAG AGCAGCGGCTTTGAGCTGAGCTACCTGGAAAAGGTGTCAGAGGTGAAAGACACGGTGCGCCGACAGTCACTGCTGCATCATCTCTGCTCCCTGGTGCTCCAGACCCGGCCTGATTCCTCTGACCTCTACTCAGAAATTCCTGCCCTGATCCGCTGTGCCAAG GTGGACTTTGAGCAGCTGACTGAGAACCTGGGGCAGCTGGAGCGCCGGAGCCGGGCAGCCGAAGAGAGCCTGCGGAGCTTGTCCAAGCACGAGCTGGCTCCAGCCCTGCGTGCCCGCCTCACCCACTTCCTGGCCCATTGTACCCGCCGTGTTGCCACGCTGAGGGTCGTGCACCGCCGTGTCTGCAACAG GTTCCACGCCTTCCTGCTGTACCTGGGGTACACAGCGGAGGCAGCCCGTGAGGCGCGCGTCATGCAGTTCTGCCACACGCTGCGGGAGTTCGCACTGGAGTATCGGACTTGCCGGGACCGggtgctgcagcagcagcagaagcgGGCCACATACCGTGAGCGCAACAAGACCCGGGGACGCATGATCACCGAG ACGGAGAAGTTCTCAGGTGTGGCGGCTGGGGAAACCCCCAGCAACCCATCTATCCCAGTGGCTGTGAGCAGTGGGCCAGGAGAGGGTGATGCCAACAGTCACGCCAGCATGAAGAGTCTGCTAGCCAGCAAGCCCGAGGACACCACACATGGCCGCCGCAGCAGAG GCATGGTCCAGAGCAGCTCCCCAGTCATGCCCACAGCAGTGGGGCCCTGCCCTGTACCCCCAGAAGAACCTCCAGGCTCCAGTTTACCCAGTGACACTTCAGATGAGATCATGGACCTGCTGGTGCAGTCAGTGACCAAGAGCAGTCCTCGTGCCTTAGCTGCACGGGAACGCAAGCGTTCCCGTGGCAACCGCAAGTCTT TGAGACGGACGCTGAAGAGCGGGCTCGCAGAGGACCTGGTACAGGCACTAGGACTGAGCAAGGGTCCTGGCCTGGAAGTGTGA
- the FHOD1 gene encoding FH1/FH2 domain-containing protein 1 isoform X4, whose amino-acid sequence MAGEEDRGDGEPVSVVTVRVQYLEDTDPFACANFPEPRRAPTCSLDGALPLGAQIPALHHLLGAPLKLEDCALQVSPSGYYLDPELSLEEQREMLEGFFEEISKGRKPTLILRTQLSLRVNAILEKLYGSSGPELRRSLFSLKQIFQEDKDLVPEFVHSEGLSCLIHVGAAADHNYQSYILRALGQLMLFVDGMLGVVAHSETVQWLYTLCASLSRLVVKTALKLLLVFVEYSESNAPLFIRAVNSVASTTGALPWANLVSILEEKNGADPELLVYTVTLINKTLAALPDQDSFYDVTDALEQQGMEALVQRHLGTAGTDVDLRAQLMLYESALRLEDGDMEEAVAGGRRITRRKPSSEEGKRIRRSLEVRSPEPGSTGPASPVVSTSSSSSASPALPTGPSSSPVGPAPPTGPASSAVGPVSGLRTTLSLFPTISVTRSPDSSCERSIYKARFLENVAAAETEKQAALAQGQAETLAGAMHDGVDGLPDTQELRGSPEPAPAPGTPPSAAPQILLRTRHSLEPEPKEPLAPPSPKAEPVRELPPSVPSLCIGDLDFSDLGEDEDQDVLNTESVEAGKGVPPPPPPLPGGPPPPPPPPPPPIKSPFPPPPPAAALTPSAPDGLALPTKRKTVKLFWRELKLAGVHGGSGSRFGPCPTLWASLEPVSVDTARLEHLFESRAKDVLPSKKAGEGRRTVTTVLDPKRSNAINIGLTTLPPVHVIKAALLNFDEFAVSKDGIEKLLTMMPTEEEQQKIEEAQLANPDIPLGPAENFLMTLASIRGLAARLQLWAFKLDYDSMEREIAEPLFDLKVGMQQLVQNATFHCILATLLAVGNFLNGSQSSGFELSYLEKVSEVKDTVRRQSLLHHLCSLVLQTRPDSSDLYSEIPALIRCAKVDFEQLTENLGQLERRSRAAEESLRSLSKHELAPALRARLTHFLAHCTRRVATLRVVHRRVCNRFHAFLLYLGYTAEAAREARVMQFCHTLREFALEYRTCRDRVLQQQQKRATYRERNKTRGRMITETEKFSGVAAGETPSNPSIPVAVSSGPGEGDANSHASMKSLLASKPEDTTHGRRSRGMVQSSSPVMPTAVGPCPVPPEEPPGSSLPSDTSDEIMDLLVQSVTKSSPRALAARERKRSRGNRKSLRRTLKSGLAEDLVQALGLSKGPGLEV is encoded by the exons ATGGCCGGCGAGGAGGACCGCGGGGACGGGGAGCCGGTATCAGTGGTGACCGTGCGAGTGCAGTACTTAGAGGACACCGACCCTTTCGCATGTGCCAACTTCCCGGAGCCGCGCCGGGCCCCCACCTGCAGCCTGGACGGGGCGCTGCCCCTGGGCGCGCAGATACCCGCGCTGCACCACCTGCTGGGGGCGCCGCTCAAG CTAGAGGACTGTGCCCTGCAAGTGTCTCCGTCTGGATACTACCTGGACCCTGAGCTGTCCCTAGAAGAGCAGCGGGAGATGCTGGAGGGCTTCTTTGAAGAGATCAG CAAAGGGCGGAAGCCTACTCTGATCCTGCGGACCCAGCTCTCTCTGAGAGTCAATGCCATCTTAG AAAAGTTGTATGGCTCCAGTGGCCCTGAGCTCCGCCGCTCCCTCTTCTCACTAAAGCAGATCTTCCAG GAGGACAAGGACCTGGTGCCTGAATTCGTGCACTCGGAGGGGCTGAGTTGCCTAATCCACGTGGGCGCTGCTGCGGACCACAACTACCAGAGCTACATCCTCCGAG cactagGCCAGCTGATGCTTTTTGTGGATGGGATGCTGGGGGTGGTGGCCCACAGTGAGACCGTGCAGTGGCTATACACACTGTGTGCCAGCCTG TCCCGCTTGGTGGTGAAGACAGCCCTGAAGCTGCTGCTGGTGTTTGTGGAATACTCGGAGAGCAACGCACCACTGTTCATCCGTGCAGTCAACTCTGTGGCCAGCACCACGG GTGCTCTTCCATGGGCCAATTTGGTGTCCATCCTGGAGGAGAAGAATGGCGCTGACCCCGAGTTGCTGGTGTACACTGTCACCCTCATCAACAAG ACTCTGGCAGCGCTCCCGGATCAGGACTCCTTCTACGACGTGACGGATGCACTGGAGCAGCAGGGCATGGAGGCACTGGTCCAGCGCCACTTGGGCACCGCGGGCACTGACGTCGACCTGCGCGCTCAGCTTATGCTGTATGAG AGCGCCCTGCGGTTGGAGGATGGGGACATGGAAGAAGCCGTCGCAGGTGGGCGGCGCATCACCCGCCGAAAGCCTTCCTCAGAGGAGGGCAAGAGGATCCGCCGATCTCTAGAAGTGCGCTCCCCGGAGCCTGG CTCCACAGGCCCCGCCTCACCAGTCGTCtcgacctcctcctcctcctccgccagCCCTGCCTTGCCGACcggcccctcctccagccccgtaGGCCCCGCCCCACCTACAGGCCCCGCCTCCAGCGCCGTGGGCCCTGTCTCTGGCCTCCGTACCACCCTGAGCCTCTTTCCTACCATCTCCGTGACGCGCTCACCCGACAGCTCCTGCGAGAGGAGCATCTACAA AGCCCGGTTCCTGGAGAATGTAGCAGCAGCAGAAACAGAAAAGCAGGCTGCGCTGGCCCAGGGCCAGGCAGAGACACTGGCTGGAGCCATGCACGATGGTGTCGATGGACTCCCAG ACACCCAAGAATTACGGGGCTCCCCAGAACCAGCCCCTGCACCCGGCACACCCCCGAGCGCTGCCCCTCAAATCCTGCTCCGTACTCGGCACAGCCTCGAGCCAGAGCCCAAGGAGCCCTTGGCCCCACCAAGCCCCAAGGCTGAGCCCGTCCGGGAGCTCCCTCCCAGCGTACCCAGCCTCTGCATTGGGGACCTGGACTTCTCAGACCTGGGGGAGGATGAAGACCAGGACGTGCTGAACACGGAGTCTGTGGAGGCGGGGAAAGGGGTCCCGCCCCCGCCACCCCCGCTCCCGGGAGGCCCCCCACCtcctccgcccccaccccccccacccatcAAAAGCcccttcccaccaccacccccagctgcCGCTCTTACCCCCTCAGCACCTGATGGCCTAGCCCTCCCCACCAAGAGGAAGACAGTAAAACTCTTCTGGCGGGAGCTAAAGCTGGCTGGGGTCCATGGAGGCTCTGGCAGCCGCTTTGGGCCCTGTCCCACCCTGTGGGCCTCACTCGAGCCTGTCTCGGTGGATACAGCCCGGCTAGAACACCTGTTCGAGTCCCGTGCCAAGGACGTGCTGCCTTCCAAG AAAGCTGGTGAGGGCCGCCGCACAGTGACCACCGTGCTGGACCCCAAGCGCAGCAACGCCATCAACATCGGCCTAACCACGCTGCCACCTGTGCACGTCATTAAGGCTGCCCTGCTCAACTTTGATGAGTTTGCTGTCAGCAAGGATGGCATTGAG AAGCTACTGACCATGATGCCCACAGAGGAGGAGCAGCAGAAGATCGAGGAGGCCCAGCTGGCCAATCCTGACATACCCCTGGGCCCAGCCGAGAACTTCCTGATGACTCTTGCTTCCATCAGGGGCCTGGCTGCCCGCCTACAACTCTGGGCCTTCAAGCTGGATTATGACAGCATGGAGCGG GAAATTGCAGAGCCACTGTTTGACCTGAAAGTGGGCATGCAACAGCTGGTGCAAAATGCCACCTTCCACTGCATCCTGGCCACCCTGCTGGCTGTGGGCAACTTCCTCAACGGCTCCCAG AGCAGCGGCTTTGAGCTGAGCTACCTGGAAAAGGTGTCAGAGGTGAAAGACACGGTGCGCCGACAGTCACTGCTGCATCATCTCTGCTCCCTGGTGCTCCAGACCCGGCCTGATTCCTCTGACCTCTACTCAGAAATTCCTGCCCTGATCCGCTGTGCCAAG GTGGACTTTGAGCAGCTGACTGAGAACCTGGGGCAGCTGGAGCGCCGGAGCCGGGCAGCCGAAGAGAGCCTGCGGAGCTTGTCCAAGCACGAGCTGGCTCCAGCCCTGCGTGCCCGCCTCACCCACTTCCTGGCCCATTGTACCCGCCGTGTTGCCACGCTGAGGGTCGTGCACCGCCGTGTCTGCAACAG GTTCCACGCCTTCCTGCTGTACCTGGGGTACACAGCGGAGGCAGCCCGTGAGGCGCGCGTCATGCAGTTCTGCCACACGCTGCGGGAGTTCGCACTGGAGTATCGGACTTGCCGGGACCGggtgctgcagcagcagcagaagcgGGCCACATACCGTGAGCGCAACAAGACCCGGGGACGCATGATCACCGAG ACGGAGAAGTTCTCAGGTGTGGCGGCTGGGGAAACCCCCAGCAACCCATCTATCCCAGTGGCTGTGAGCAGTGGGCCAGGAGAGGGTGATGCCAACAGTCACGCCAGCATGAAGAGTCTGCTAGCCAGCAAGCCCGAGGACACCACACATGGCCGCCGCAGCAGAG GCATGGTCCAGAGCAGCTCCCCAGTCATGCCCACAGCAGTGGGGCCCTGCCCTGTACCCCCAGAAGAACCTCCAGGCTCCAGTTTACCCAGTGACACTTCAGATGAGATCATGGACCTGCTGGTGCAGTCAGTGACCAAGAGCAGTCCTCGTGCCTTAGCTGCACGGGAACGCAAGCGTTCCCGTGGCAACCGCAAGTCTT TGAGACGGACGCTGAAGAGCGGGCTCGCAGAGGACCTGGTACAGGCACTAGGACTGAGCAAGGGTCCTGGCCTGGAAGTGTGA